The Cryobacterium roopkundense sequence AAGCACGGACCGATCGCGCTGATCGAACCGGGCCAGCCCGTGTTCGTCGTGGTGCCAAGCCCGCGCGGTTCAGCACACCTGCACCCGAAGGTCGTCTCCAACATTCAGGAGATCCGCGCACGCGGCGCCCGCATCATCGCGATCGCCGAGGTCGGCGATGCGGCCGTGTTGCCCTTCGCCGACACCGTGATCCACATCCCGCTCGCCGGCCCGCTGTTCGAGCCGCTGCTCGCCGTGGTCCCGCTGCAGATGTTCGCCATGGAGCTCGCCATCGCGAAGGGCCTCGACGTGGATCAGCCGCGCAACCTCGCGAAGTCGGTCACGGTCGAGTAGGCACCTCGAGACGCGGAGCAGAAGAGGCAGCGGAATGATCCGGGGTATCGGCGTCGACATCGTCGACCTGGCGCGATTCACGCGTCAGGTCGAACGAACCCCCGGGCTCATTCCGCGACTCTTCGCCGTGGGTGAGCGCGGGCTGCCCGTGCACTCCCTGGCCGGGCGCTTCGCTGCCAAGGAGGCGCTGATCAAGGCCCTCGGCGACAGCGTAGGCACAACGTGGCAGGAGTTGGAAATCGCGTCGGACGCCCACGGTAACCCCGGTTTCGTGCTGCACCCATCGCTCACGGCAGTGATGGCCTCGCGTGGGATCACCTCGCTGCACGTCACGATGACGCACGATGCGGGCGTTGCCTGCGCCTTCGTAGTGGTGGAAGGTGACGCGTGAGCGGCCTCTCCCAGCGGCATCCGCATGCATAGCCGGATCGCCGACTCCGAGGCGATGCACCAGTTCGGCGTGCACCTTGCCGCGCGTCTGCGCACGGGCGACCTCGTGGTACTCACCGGCCCGCTCGGTGCCGGGAAGACCACGCTGACCCGCGGTCTCGGCGAGGGCCTGCAGGTGCGCGGAGCGGTAACGAGCCCCACCTTCGTGCTCGCCCGCACGCACCCGAGCACCATCGGTGGGCCGTCGCTCGTGCACGTCGACGCGTATCGGCTCGCGAACGCGATGGAACTCGACGACCTTGACATCGACTTCGCGCACTCCATCGTGGTTGTGGAGTGGGGTCGCGGCATGCTCGACGGCATCACAGATTCCTGGCTCGACATCGAGATCGAGCGCCCGACCGGTGCATCGACGGCGCATGCCGATGCCGACGTCGACCTCGACGCCGACGAACCCCGCACTGTCACCGTCACGGCACACGGCCCCCGCTGGTCGCCCACCGCCTGGCCCCAGGTCCCGTGACCTCCCCCTCGGTTCCCCCTGGGGTCGGGCGCGAGTCCCGCGTGCGTTTAGGCTGAAGCAATGGCTACAGACGCACACCCTCCCGCACGATGCCTCTGTGGCGGAGCCTTCCTGTGGAGGTAACCACCACGCGTCGGAGCGCGCGCTACTGGATCACCCTCGCCATCATCGGCGTCATCGGCGGGTTGCTCTCGGGGGCGTTCGGCGTGGGCGGCGGAATCATCATGGTTCCCCTGCTCATCAGCTTCGTGCAGATGGATCAGCGCAAGGCCGCCGCGACCTCCCTGGTGGCCATCATCCCCACCGCTCTCGTGGGCTCGATCGCCTATTTCGCCAATGACGAGATCGACCTGCTGGCCGCCGGCATCATCGCGGCCGGCGCCGTAGTGGGCGCGATCATCGGTGCCGTGCTTCTGCGCAGCATCCCGCTCGTCTGGCTGCGCTGGATGTTCATCGCCCTCATGCTCCTCGTGGCCGTGCGCATGGTGCTGCTGGAGCCGGTGCGAGGCGACCAGCTCGAGCTGAGCCCCCTGGTCTTCTTCGGCTACATCGCCCTCGGGCTCATCATGGGAATCGCATCCGGCCTGTTCGGCATCGGCGGCGGCGTCATCGCGGTGCCCGCCCTCGTAGCCATCTTCGGCATCAGCGACCTCGTCGCCAAGGGAACGTCCCTGCTGGTGCTCATCCCCACCGGAGTCGTCGGCACCATCGCCAACCTTCGTGGCGGGCTTGTCGACCTGCGGGCCGGCGCGGTCGTGGGAGTGGCCGCCGTCGCGGCATCCGTTCCCGGGGTCGCCCTAGCCCTGCTCATGACGCCTCGGGTCTCCAGTATCCTCTTCGCCGCCCTGCTCGTGGTGGCCGCGCTGCAGCTCGCGGTGAAGGCCATCCGGGCCCAGCGCAAGGCCCGCGCCGCGCGCAAGTCGGGCCCGACGCCCGCATAGCCCGACCCCCGTATAGGCTGAACGGGTGCTTCTCGCCATTGACACCTCCGCCGGCACGAGCGTCGCCGTCGTCGACCGCGACCGTGGCGTGATCAGCGAACGCCTCGAGGCCGACACCATGCGGCACGCCGAGGTGATCGGCCGCCTGATCCGGGAATGCCTCGACGAAGCGGATGTCGCGGTGAGCGACCTCTCCGGCATCGTCGGCGGCATGGGCCCCGGCCCCTTCACCGGACTGCGCGTGGGCATCGCTGCCGCCCGCGTCTTCGCCCTTGGGGCCGGCAAGCCCCTCGTGCCCGTGGTCAGCCACGACGCTATCGCCTTCGGCCGCTACCGCGACGGCCACACGGGCCCGCTGCTCGTGGTCACCGACGCACGCCGCCGCGAGGTCTACTGGTCGGCCTACAGCGCAGCGGATGCCCACGGCCTCCCCGTGCGCATCGGCGCGCCCGGCTTGGCCAAGCCCGCCGACCTGACTCAAGCCGTGAGGCTGCGCGAGCCGACTTGGGCCCACATCGACTGGCCGCGAGTGGACGCCGTGGGCGTCTCCGCCGGAGACCTCGGCATGGTCGCCGAACTCTCCTTTGCCGGGGGGCGCCCGCTCGCCGCTGACGCCCCGCTCTACCTGCGTTCCCCTGACGTCACCCTGCCGGGCGGCCGCAAGCGGGTGAGCTGAATGACCACCTGGCAGCTGCGACGGGCCACGGTAGCCGACCTGGACGCCATCATGGCGCTCGAAACGGGCATCTTCGAGAACGACGCCTGGTCGAGCGACATGATGGCACGCGACGTGGCGGATCCCGCGTGTTACTACCTCGTGGCCTTCCCACCCGAGCGGCCCGACCTGATCGAGGCCTACGCGGGGCTGCTCTCGCCTCGGGGCGCACCCGAGAGCGATATCCAGACCATCGGTGTCGCCGAATCGGCGCGCGGCCGGGGGCTCGGACGCATCCTGATGCTGTCCCTGATCAACGAGGCCCGCTCCCGCGGTGCCCGGCACGTCTTCCTGGAGGTGCGCGCAGACAACCCTTCAGCCCAGGGGCTGTATCGCTCCCTGGGCTTCGAGGAGCTCGGCGTACGCAAGGGCTACTACCAGCCCGACAACGTGGACGCCGTCGTGATGCGCCTCACCATTCCCACGCCGGAGGCCGCACTGGCTGAGCCAGACCAGGCTGCCGCGCCAGACCAGGCCGGAGAGCCGACATGAACCGTACAGAGCCGCTCGTCCTCGGCATCGAGACGTCCTGCGACGAAACCGGCATCGGCATCGTGCGCGGCACCCGCCTGCTCTCCAACACGATCGCGAGCTCGATGGAGGAGCACGCCCGCTACGGCGGTGTCGTGCCCGAAGTCGCCGCCCGCGCGCATCTCGACGAGCTCGTGCCGGCGATCAACGCCGCCGTCGCCGAAGCCGGCATTCGGCTCGATGACCTCGACGCGATCGCCGTCACCTGCGGTCCCGGCCTGTCGGGAGCCCTGATGGTGGGCGTCGGCGCCGCAAAGGCACTCGCCCTCTCCCTCGGCAAGCCCATCTACGCCGTGAACCACCTGGTGGGCCACGTGGGAGCAGACCTGCTGCGCACCGGTGCGAACTCCCACGAGGAGCCCCTGGACTACCCCACGATCGCCCTGCTCGTGTCGGGCGGCCACACGTCGCTTCTGCTCGTGCGCGACCTCACGAGCGACGTCGAGCTGCTGGGCGAGACCATCGACGACGCGGCGGGTGAGGCCTTCGATAAGGTCGCGCGGGTGCTGGGCATGCTCTACCCCGGTGGTCCGCGCATCGACGCGGCAGCGCTCACCGGCGATGCCACCGCCATCCGCTTTCCCCGTGGGCTCAGCAAACATAAAGACATGGAGAAACACCGCTACGATTTCTCGTTCTCCGGGCTCAAGACATCCGTCGCCCGTTGGGTGGAACAGCGCGAGGATGCCGGCGAACCCGTGCCGGTGAACGACGTGGCAGCGAGCTTTCGCGAGGCCGTCGTCGACACCCTCCTCACCAAGGCAGTGGCGGCGTGCGTCGACTATGACGTGCCCAGGCTGCTGCTCGGCGGCGGCGTGATCGCGAATGCGCGGCTGCGTGAGGTTGCGATCGAACGAACGGATGCCGCGGGCATTGCCCTGCGCATTCCGCCCCTCTCGCTGTGCACCGACAACGGCGCCATGATCGCGGCCCTTGGCGCCCAGTTGATCATGGCCGGACATAACCCCTCCGCTCCGGATTTCGGGGCGGATTCCACGCTTCCGGTGTCGCAGATTCAGGTATGAAAGACGGTCTCACCAAGCGATTTTCTCTGGGACGGGATATTCTGGGGCAGAGTCCGTTTGCCGTCTTGCCTGAGGAGTCCTCACATGTCTGATCCCACCGAAAATACTCCGCCGTCGCAGCCCTCGAATGGCTCCACGGCGCCGGCTACGCCACCGCCCGCAATGCCGCCCGTCGCACCCTACGGTGCGGCGCCCGCTTATCAAGCACAGCCGGCGCCGGTGTACGCCGCTCCGGCGGCGCCCAGTCAGCCCGGCGCGTACGGGCAGCAGCAGCCCGGGCCGGGCACCTTCAATGTGCTTTCGATTGTGGCGTTCGTGAGTGCGTTCGTCGTGTTCCCCGCCGCGATCATCTGTGGGCACATCGCGCTTTCGCAGATCAAGAAGACCGGGGAGAAGGGGCGCGGCTTCGCGATCGCCGCACTCGTGCTCGGCTACGTCAGCCTGGTGAGCCTCATCATCCTGATCATCATCCTCGCCGTCACCTTCTCCATGGTGGCGTCCAACCCGAGCCTCTATAACAACAACTGACTCTCAACTACTGAATAAAATTACTGACCGCGCACGCGCGCCACGTAGCTCCGTACCAACTGGAAGGAACGAACTCCATGAGTGATCCCACTACCCCCCAGGTGCCCGACGTTCCGCAGGTACCGAGTGTTCCCGAGGTGCCGTCGGTTCCTCCCGTGAACCCGCCGCCCGCCTACGGCGCCCCAACCACGCCGCCGCCGGCCCCGACATCACCGCAGGTGCCTTCGGCACCGTCCGCTCCCAGCGCGTCGACCCCGCCCCCCGCCTACGGCGCGCCCACCCCACCCCCGCCGCCCGCGTACGCCGCGCCGGCCAATCCGTACCAGTCCAACGCCTATGCAGGTGCCCCGGCAAAAAAGCAGCCTCTGCTGAGTATCTTCGCCATGATCGCCGGCGTCATCGGACTCGTTGGCGCACCGATCGCCTTCATTCCCTTCGTCGGCGGATTCCTCGGATTGTTCTTCCCCGCGGCCGGCGTGGTTCTCGGTTTCATGGGCAAGAAGCGTGAGACCGCCGCTCGCGGCTTCTGGCTCACCGGAATCATCACGGGCTTCGTGGCGATCGGACTCATGCTGCTGAGCTTCCTGCTCTACGCGATCGTCTTTGCCACCGCCGCCAACGACGGATACGGCTACAACTACTAGTCAGTGCCCAGCGGTACTCAGTGCCCAGCGGTAAGACGCACCACGACACACGTAACGAAGGGCGGGTGCCCACCGGCACCCGCCCGCACCACCGGAGGATTGCCATGAGCGGAGCGCACCGCGACGCCGAAGCGACCACCGACGAATTCCGCATCGACCACACACGGCCTCCCTCACCGCCCGGAAGCGAACTCGCCTGGGAATCGACGATCACGGCGCCCACCGAGTGGGTACCGTACGTGTACACCGACGCCGAGGTGCATACGCTTACGACCAGGCGGCGCATCTCGGTGGCGTCGCTCACGTGTGGCGGCCTGGGGTTGCTGATCGGCATCTTCGGGGTCTGGGGCGTCTTCTTGTCTCTCGCCGGCGTCATTCTGGCACTTATAGCGCGCAACACGGAGCATCGAGCCAGGCTGTTCTGGGCGAGCGGACTCGTGACCGGCCTGGCCGGGGTGGCCCTCGGCGTGGGCTGGTTCGTCATCGTGACGCAGACGTTTCTGGCCTAGGAGCGTGTGTCAGTAACGCCTATTCGACCTTGGTGTGAGGAATTGCCGTTCAGGACCGTCTGTGCGGTCGGGGGTTTCTTGTCCGGTGGTTGAGTCGTTCGGGTTGGCGTTGTTCGTGTGCCGACTGAAAATAGGGCCAGTGCTGCGTTGACGGCGCAGGCCGGGGCCGTTGCCGCCCGCCGGGGCAGTCCCGCCTTGATGTTTAGGTGGCCGTTCGGGCTGTTAGGGCGCTTGGCGCGGCCAGCAGCGCTTTAGTTTGCATGGTGTGTAGCTTCATCAGGTTGTGGCAGGCCGCGATCAGGTCCCATTCGTGGGCGGCTTGCTCCAACCCGCGCAGCAACACGAATTTGCCTTGCCGAGTGTGGATCTGACCGAACACGGGCTCCACGATCGCTTTGCGCCGCGCATAAACGGCGCGGCCTTTCTTCGTCTTGAGCTTCCGCGCCATGCGTTCCCGCAGCGTCGCATTGGCCGGGATCCGGCCCCGAGGAACTTCAGGAACACGCTCGCCGTGCTTGACCCGGCCGGTCGCGATGAAAAACTCGGTCCGGCCGTCGCTGCCATCTTCAACAGTCTTCGCGTAGTCCAGA is a genomic window containing:
- the tsaB gene encoding tRNA (adenosine(37)-N6)-threonylcarbamoyltransferase complex dimerization subunit type 1 TsaB, yielding MLLAIDTSAGTSVAVVDRDRGVISERLEADTMRHAEVIGRLIRECLDEADVAVSDLSGIVGGMGPGPFTGLRVGIAAARVFALGAGKPLVPVVSHDAIAFGRYRDGHTGPLLVVTDARRREVYWSAYSAADAHGLPVRIGAPGLAKPADLTQAVRLREPTWAHIDWPRVDAVGVSAGDLGMVAELSFAGGRPLAADAPLYLRSPDVTLPGGRKRVS
- the rimI gene encoding ribosomal protein S18-alanine N-acetyltransferase, whose product is MTTWQLRRATVADLDAIMALETGIFENDAWSSDMMARDVADPACYYLVAFPPERPDLIEAYAGLLSPRGAPESDIQTIGVAESARGRGLGRILMLSLINEARSRGARHVFLEVRADNPSAQGLYRSLGFEELGVRKGYYQPDNVDAVVMRLTIPTPEAALAEPDQAAAPDQAGEPT
- the tsaD gene encoding tRNA (adenosine(37)-N6)-threonylcarbamoyltransferase complex transferase subunit TsaD, which translates into the protein MNRTEPLVLGIETSCDETGIGIVRGTRLLSNTIASSMEEHARYGGVVPEVAARAHLDELVPAINAAVAEAGIRLDDLDAIAVTCGPGLSGALMVGVGAAKALALSLGKPIYAVNHLVGHVGADLLRTGANSHEEPLDYPTIALLVSGGHTSLLLVRDLTSDVELLGETIDDAAGEAFDKVARVLGMLYPGGPRIDAAALTGDATAIRFPRGLSKHKDMEKHRYDFSFSGLKTSVARWVEQREDAGEPVPVNDVAASFREAVVDTLLTKAVAACVDYDVPRLLLGGGVIANARLREVAIERTDAAGIALRIPPLSLCTDNGAMIAALGAQLIMAGHNPSAPDFGADSTLPVSQIQV
- a CDS encoding DUF4190 domain-containing protein, giving the protein MSDPTENTPPSQPSNGSTAPATPPPAMPPVAPYGAAPAYQAQPAPVYAAPAAPSQPGAYGQQQPGPGTFNVLSIVAFVSAFVVFPAAIICGHIALSQIKKTGEKGRGFAIAALVLGYVSLVSLIILIIILAVTFSMVASNPSLYNNN
- a CDS encoding sulfite exporter TauE/SafE family protein, with translation MEVTTTRRSARYWITLAIIGVIGGLLSGAFGVGGGIIMVPLLISFVQMDQRKAAATSLVAIIPTALVGSIAYFANDEIDLLAAGIIAAGAVVGAIIGAVLLRSIPLVWLRWMFIALMLLVAVRMVLLEPVRGDQLELSPLVFFGYIALGLIMGIASGLFGIGGGVIAVPALVAIFGISDLVAKGTSLLVLIPTGVVGTIANLRGGLVDLRAGAVVGVAAVAASVPGVALALLMTPRVSSILFAALLVVAALQLAVKAIRAQRKARAARKSGPTPA
- the tsaE gene encoding tRNA (adenosine(37)-N6)-threonylcarbamoyltransferase complex ATPase subunit type 1 TsaE — encoded protein: MHSRIADSEAMHQFGVHLAARLRTGDLVVLTGPLGAGKTTLTRGLGEGLQVRGAVTSPTFVLARTHPSTIGGPSLVHVDAYRLANAMELDDLDIDFAHSIVVVEWGRGMLDGITDSWLDIEIERPTGASTAHADADVDLDADEPRTVTVTAHGPRWSPTAWPQVP
- a CDS encoding holo-ACP synthase; the encoded protein is MIRGIGVDIVDLARFTRQVERTPGLIPRLFAVGERGLPVHSLAGRFAAKEALIKALGDSVGTTWQELEIASDAHGNPGFVLHPSLTAVMASRGITSLHVTMTHDAGVACAFVVVEGDA